Proteins encoded within one genomic window of Kibdelosporangium phytohabitans:
- a CDS encoding ABC transporter ATP-binding protein, with protein MDGTWGLLMGAARSADAPKGVRKGTVRRVLRFAKPHRRLLIAFLILTVASAVLAVTTPLLAGRVVDAIVGGRDASSVIWLAVLIAAIAVLDAGLGLVERWQSARIGEGLIFDLRRSVFGHVQRMPVAFFTRTRTGALVSRLNNDVMGAQRAFTSTLSGLVANVIQLALSLAVMVTLSWQVTALALVLLPVFVLPAKRVGRRLADLQREASGLNASMTTQMTERFSAPGATLVKLFGRPKAEAEEFGAKAGRVRDIGIKNAMATRWFMTSLTLVSALAQALVYGLGGWLAIRGELAPGTVVALALLLTRLYSPLTALANVRVDVMTALVSFERVFEVLDLEPMITEKPDARTVPAGGVSVEFDDVRFGYPAAEKVSLASLEEVAALDTRGGREVLHGISFRAEPGQMVALVGSSGAGKSTIASLVPRLYDVDSGVVRLSDVDVKDLSFDALRDTVGVVTQDGHLFHDTIRANVAYARPGATDEEVTEALDRARLTELIASLPDGLDTVVGERGYRLSGGERQRLTIARLLLADQRVVILDEATAHLDSESEAAVQEALVHALDGRTAIVIAHRLSTIRAADQILVVEGGRIVEHGSHTELLNRDGRYAELHNTQFARPLSELRDPGAVEV; from the coding sequence GTGGACGGAACCTGGGGTCTGTTGATGGGAGCGGCGCGCAGTGCCGACGCGCCAAAGGGAGTTCGGAAAGGCACGGTTCGACGGGTACTGCGTTTTGCCAAACCGCACCGTAGGTTGCTGATTGCGTTTCTGATACTCACCGTCGCGTCGGCAGTGCTGGCAGTGACGACACCATTGCTGGCCGGCCGGGTCGTCGACGCGATTGTCGGTGGCCGGGACGCCTCTTCGGTGATTTGGCTGGCCGTGCTCATTGCGGCGATCGCGGTGCTGGACGCCGGACTCGGATTGGTCGAGCGCTGGCAGTCGGCGCGAATCGGCGAAGGGCTGATCTTCGATCTGCGCCGTTCGGTTTTCGGACACGTGCAGCGCATGCCCGTCGCGTTCTTCACCAGGACGAGGACAGGCGCGCTGGTGTCGAGGCTGAATAACGACGTAATGGGTGCGCAGCGCGCCTTCACGTCCACCCTGTCGGGTCTGGTCGCCAATGTGATCCAGCTGGCGCTCTCGCTCGCCGTGATGGTCACGCTGTCCTGGCAAGTGACCGCGTTGGCACTGGTTCTGCTGCCGGTGTTCGTGCTGCCCGCGAAACGCGTCGGGCGCAGGCTCGCCGACCTGCAGCGCGAAGCCTCCGGGCTGAACGCGTCGATGACCACGCAGATGACCGAACGTTTTTCCGCGCCCGGTGCGACCCTGGTGAAGCTTTTCGGGCGGCCGAAAGCCGAGGCGGAGGAATTCGGGGCCAAAGCGGGCAGGGTGCGGGACATCGGCATCAAGAACGCGATGGCCACCCGCTGGTTCATGACCAGCCTGACGCTGGTCTCCGCGTTGGCGCAGGCATTGGTGTACGGCCTCGGTGGCTGGCTGGCGATCCGCGGTGAACTCGCCCCCGGCACGGTCGTCGCGCTGGCGCTGCTGCTGACGCGGCTGTACTCGCCGCTGACCGCGCTGGCCAACGTCCGCGTCGACGTGATGACCGCGCTCGTGTCGTTCGAACGCGTCTTCGAGGTGCTGGACCTGGAGCCGATGATCACCGAGAAGCCGGACGCCCGTACGGTGCCCGCCGGTGGTGTCTCGGTCGAGTTCGACGACGTGCGGTTCGGCTACCCGGCCGCCGAGAAGGTCTCGCTGGCCTCGCTGGAGGAGGTCGCGGCGCTCGACACCCGCGGTGGCAGGGAAGTGTTGCACGGCATCAGCTTCAGAGCCGAGCCCGGCCAGATGGTGGCACTGGTCGGATCATCCGGCGCGGGCAAGTCGACGATCGCGTCGCTGGTCCCCCGCTTGTACGATGTGGACAGCGGAGTCGTCCGTCTGTCCGATGTGGACGTCAAGGACCTCTCGTTCGACGCGCTGCGCGACACGGTCGGCGTGGTGACGCAGGACGGGCACCTGTTCCACGACACCATCCGCGCCAACGTCGCCTACGCGCGGCCGGGGGCAACCGACGAGGAGGTCACCGAAGCGCTCGACCGCGCCCGGCTCACCGAGCTGATCGCCTCGCTGCCGGACGGCCTCGACACGGTCGTCGGCGAACGCGGGTACCGGCTGTCCGGCGGGGAAAGGCAACGCCTGACGATCGCCCGGCTGCTGCTGGCCGACCAGCGCGTGGTGATCCTCGACGAGGCAACCGCGCACCTGGACTCCGAATCGGAGGCCGCGGTGCAGGAGGCGCTCGTGCACGCGCTGGACGGCCGGACCGCGATCGTGATCGCGCACCGGCTGTCCACCATCCGCGCGGCCGACCAGATCCTCGTGGTGGAAGGCGGCCGGATCGTCGAGCACGGCAGCCACACCGAACTGCTCAACCGCGACGGCCGCTACGCCGAACTGCACAACACGCAGTTCGCCCGGCCGTTGTCAGAGCTGCGGGACCCGGGGGCCGTAGAGGTCTAG
- a CDS encoding helix-turn-helix domain-containing protein, with the protein MADLKKGARITGSTRDKLAADLKKKYEKGASIRALAESTGRSYGFVHRVLSESGVQLRGRGGATRTKKK; encoded by the coding sequence GTGGCTGACCTCAAGAAAGGCGCGCGCATTACTGGAAGTACGCGCGACAAGCTAGCCGCTGATCTGAAGAAGAAGTACGAAAAGGGCGCCAGCATCCGCGCTTTGGCGGAGTCGACGGGCCGGTCGTACGGATTCGTGCACCGGGTCCTGTCGGAGTCCGGGGTGCAGCTGCGTGGCCGTGGCGGTGCCACGCGTACCAAGAAGAAGTAG
- a CDS encoding glycosyltransferase 87 family protein — MGDRRKALGWDVAIYAACAVFAIVTALWSEFYGYRIWGNFASVAYALGAVHAVWLLTTSGTGWLRSRWIPVGLVGGAGMVAPLIVLVFRRLTGSDWVIKPFQWAAQPEVWVIERSASLLFDTGTPYVDIAGLPRPPEVNDYTPYGPAMAVFGMPRALLGGAITDARIMFALTAIATVLVSLKLLGWPKAPVRAAHLAVVSPLTALTFAVAGPDLAIIGLIILAGALATRGRIVWCGIVLALVVSMKLSALPAVVVIVFHVVTTRAGRASLLRFGTAVIGVTALLNIPVLIVHPGAFVEHVIKFPSGTGMITSPAASPLPGHLISSAGQVGHAVALVLLGLTALALTVWLFVRPPATGSDTMLKAAIGLGAAILMVPASRYGYLVYPLVLWGAAMTFAVAERAASRPAEPHDLSLSQAR, encoded by the coding sequence GTGGGCGATCGGCGCAAGGCTCTGGGGTGGGACGTCGCCATCTACGCGGCGTGCGCCGTGTTCGCGATCGTCACCGCGCTGTGGTCGGAGTTCTACGGCTACCGGATCTGGGGCAACTTCGCGTCCGTGGCCTACGCGCTGGGCGCCGTGCACGCGGTGTGGCTGCTGACCACGTCCGGCACGGGCTGGCTGCGGTCGCGCTGGATCCCGGTCGGCCTGGTCGGCGGTGCCGGCATGGTCGCGCCGCTGATCGTGCTGGTCTTCCGCAGGCTGACGGGCTCGGACTGGGTGATCAAGCCGTTCCAGTGGGCCGCCCAGCCGGAGGTCTGGGTGATCGAGCGGTCGGCGAGCCTGCTGTTCGACACCGGAACGCCCTACGTGGACATCGCCGGGTTGCCGCGTCCGCCCGAGGTCAACGATTACACGCCCTACGGGCCCGCGATGGCGGTTTTCGGCATGCCAAGGGCGCTGCTGGGCGGCGCGATCACCGACGCGCGGATCATGTTCGCCCTCACCGCGATCGCGACCGTCCTGGTGAGCCTGAAGCTGCTCGGCTGGCCGAAAGCGCCGGTGCGGGCCGCGCACCTGGCCGTGGTCAGTCCGCTGACCGCGCTGACCTTCGCCGTCGCCGGTCCGGACCTCGCCATCATCGGCCTGATCATCCTCGCGGGCGCGCTCGCCACCCGCGGCAGGATCGTGTGGTGCGGGATCGTGCTCGCGCTGGTGGTGAGCATGAAGCTGAGCGCGCTCCCAGCCGTGGTGGTGATCGTGTTCCACGTGGTCACCACCAGGGCCGGTCGCGCGTCACTGCTCAGGTTCGGCACCGCGGTCATCGGGGTCACCGCGCTGCTGAACATCCCGGTGCTGATCGTCCACCCGGGAGCCTTCGTCGAACACGTGATCAAGTTCCCGTCCGGGACGGGCATGATCACCTCACCAGCGGCAAGCCCACTGCCTGGCCATTTGATCTCGAGTGCCGGTCAAGTGGGGCATGCTGTCGCACTCGTCCTGCTCGGGCTCACCGCTCTGGCGCTGACCGTCTGGCTGTTCGTCCGCCCACCGGCGACCGGCTCGGACACGATGCTCAAGGCCGCGATCGGACTCGGCGCCGCGATCCTGATGGTGCCTGCCAGCCGCTACGGCTACCTGGTGTACCCACTCGTGCTGTGGGGGGCCGCGATGACGTTCGCGGTGGCCGAGCGGGCCGCTTCCCGGCCGGCCGAACCGCATGATCTGTCGTTGTCACAGGCCCGGTAG